One segment of Thermoanaerobacter kivui DNA contains the following:
- a CDS encoding Cof-type HAD-IIB family hydrolase — translation MYKLFVTDADGSLLNSNSEISDKNKEAIKEVISRGVIFTIATGRMFSSILPYAFELNVNAPVISYNGALIKDIYTKKVYYYNPIQPEDAIFAITLLKESGYHINLYIDDVLYVEEITDRVKWYLSFNNVTVNAVGDLEDFVKKTGSVTAKIYALNDMENPMSIRAEVYDEISKRLVISTSGGGHLEINAKGVSKGNALKTLANMYNIKREHVVAVGDNLNDLSMIEYAGLGVAMGNAPDLVKIKADYTTSSNDEDGVAHVIDKFFLNKKTVAV, via the coding sequence ATGTATAAGCTATTTGTCACAGATGCTGATGGGAGCTTATTAAATAGTAATTCTGAAATCTCTGATAAAAATAAAGAAGCAATAAAAGAGGTGATTTCAAGGGGAGTCATTTTTACTATTGCTACTGGACGTATGTTTTCTTCTATTTTGCCTTATGCCTTTGAACTTAATGTTAATGCTCCGGTGATTTCTTATAACGGTGCTTTAATAAAAGATATTTATACTAAAAAGGTGTACTATTACAACCCTATACAGCCAGAAGACGCGATATTTGCAATAACATTGTTAAAAGAAAGCGGATACCATATAAATCTCTACATCGATGACGTGCTTTACGTTGAAGAAATAACGGACAGAGTGAAATGGTATCTTTCTTTTAACAATGTTACTGTAAATGCGGTGGGGGATTTAGAAGACTTTGTCAAAAAGACAGGCAGTGTCACAGCTAAAATTTATGCATTAAATGATATGGAAAATCCTATGTCTATTAGGGCAGAGGTATACGATGAGATTTCAAAAAGATTAGTGATATCTACTTCAGGTGGAGGACATTTAGAGATTAATGCAAAAGGAGTAAGCAAAGGCAATGCATTAAAAACTCTTGCAAACATGTATAACATAAAAAGAGAACATGTTGTGGCTGTAGGTGACAACTTAAATGATTTGTCGATGATAGAATATGCAGGATTGGGAGTTGCTATGGGAAATGCTCCTGACCTTGTTAAAATAAAAGCTGATTACACCACTTCCTCTAATGATGAAGATGGAGTTGCCCATGTCATTGACAAGTTTTTCTTGAATAAAAAGACAGTAGCCGTTTAA
- a CDS encoding sensor histidine kinase, protein MSLRWKIFSLYLIILIVSLVSTGFYLYNYIEKSYLDNVKVNNLMQANMISNFVSRFVGASSYLIEPTIIEYAKQINSRVLFTDTNGKVLVDSAASKEMEGKIIKSYSDIREALKGKGSTSIHDINGVGWAMYAAVPVTVKNNVVGAILISSSIDEVMSLLNSIKYRMIYTFAGIGLIVSILSLLVASFITKPLKRLTDAVNILSQGKLDYKVDVRSNDEIGKLAGAFNKMSLNLMKLDEERKRFVSDASHELKTPLASVKALVGSLIDSRNTDVHFYKEILRDVDSELDRMTRLVNDLLELARMDKIKSVRLKKCEISEIILDVIESLTPLAKTKEINLAFQGKSNVFAEVEADRFYRMVYNIVENGIKYTYNGGNVIVGLKEDENNIYITIADNGMGISEETLPKIFDRFTRGDTARSKKSGGFGLGLAIAKEIIDIHEGKVTVESKVGEGTVFKISIPKKRRN, encoded by the coding sequence ATGAGTCTAAGATGGAAGATATTTTCATTATATCTAATCATTCTTATAGTCTCTTTGGTATCTACAGGATTTTATCTTTATAACTACATAGAAAAAAGTTACTTAGATAACGTCAAGGTCAATAATTTGATGCAAGCCAACATGATATCTAATTTTGTATCAAGGTTTGTAGGCGCTTCTTCTTACTTAATTGAACCTACAATAATAGAGTATGCAAAGCAGATAAATTCAAGGGTATTATTTACTGATACTAATGGGAAGGTACTAGTTGATTCTGCTGCTTCAAAGGAAATGGAAGGAAAGATAATAAAAAGTTATAGCGATATACGGGAAGCTTTAAAAGGAAAAGGTTCTACCAGTATTCATGATATAAACGGTGTAGGTTGGGCGATGTATGCCGCAGTTCCTGTTACAGTGAAAAACAACGTGGTAGGGGCTATATTGATTTCTTCTTCTATAGATGAGGTAATGAGCCTTTTAAATTCAATAAAATACCGTATGATATATACTTTTGCAGGTATAGGCCTGATAGTCAGCATTTTAAGTCTTTTGGTGGCTTCTTTTATAACAAAACCTCTAAAGCGGCTAACAGATGCTGTAAATATCTTGTCTCAAGGGAAGTTGGATTACAAGGTAGATGTGAGAAGCAACGACGAAATAGGAAAATTGGCAGGAGCTTTTAATAAAATGAGTTTAAATCTCATGAAATTGGACGAAGAACGCAAAAGATTTGTCTCAGATGCCTCTCATGAACTTAAAACCCCTCTTGCGTCAGTGAAGGCTTTGGTTGGATCACTAATAGACAGCAGAAATACCGATGTACATTTTTATAAAGAAATATTGAGAGATGTGGACAGTGAACTTGATAGGATGACGAGATTGGTCAATGACCTTTTAGAATTAGCCAGAATGGACAAAATTAAATCAGTAAGATTAAAGAAATGCGAAATTAGTGAAATCATATTGGACGTCATAGAAAGTCTCACTCCTCTTGCAAAGACGAAAGAAATAAACCTTGCCTTTCAAGGGAAAAGTAATGTTTTTGCGGAAGTGGAGGCGGATAGATTTTATAGAATGGTGTATAATATAGTAGAAAATGGAATAAAATACACCTATAATGGTGGGAATGTCATAGTGGGTTTAAAGGAAGATGAAAATAATATTTATATAACAATTGCTGACAACGGAATGGGCATAAGTGAAGAAACCCTTCCAAAAATATTTGACAGGTTTACAAGAGGCGATACCGCAAGGTCTAAAAAGAGTGGCGGTTTTGGCTTGGGCCTTGCTATTGCTAAAGAGATAATAGACATCCACGAAGGCAAAGTCACAGTGGAAAGTAAAGTGGGAGAAGGAACGGTATTTAAAATTTCCATACCCAAAAAGAGAAGGAATTAA
- a CDS encoding response regulator transcription factor yields MERLLIIDDEEMLVKGLKLSLEEEGFAVDVAYDGEDGLSKVRLGNYDLVILDIMLPKLDGFSVCREIRTFSNIPIIMLTARGDDIDKIVGIELGADDYLAKPFNTRELIARIRALLRRAANPYTKKKDEIKRGDLYINIPERAVYKRGKRIDLTNKEFEILVLLASNPGKLYTKDKLMDLIWGFEFYGDTNTVTVHVRKLREKIEDDPANPQYIFTKWGAGYYMK; encoded by the coding sequence ATGGAAAGATTATTGATTATAGATGACGAGGAGATGCTTGTAAAAGGATTGAAGCTTTCTTTGGAAGAAGAAGGCTTTGCTGTGGATGTCGCTTATGATGGAGAAGATGGACTTAGCAAAGTTCGTTTAGGAAATTACGACCTTGTGATTCTTGATATAATGCTTCCTAAATTAGATGGGTTTTCAGTGTGCAGGGAAATTAGGACTTTTTCAAATATTCCTATAATAATGCTTACAGCTAGAGGAGACGACATTGACAAAATCGTTGGTATAGAATTAGGAGCAGATGATTATTTAGCAAAACCTTTTAATACCAGAGAGCTTATTGCGAGAATAAGAGCTCTTCTCAGAAGAGCTGCAAATCCATATACAAAGAAAAAAGATGAGATAAAAAGAGGGGATCTCTATATCAATATACCCGAAAGAGCTGTTTATAAAAGAGGCAAAAGAATTGACCTTACAAATAAAGAATTTGAGATATTAGTACTTTTGGCTTCAAATCCCGGTAAGTTGTATACAAAGGATAAATTGATGGATTTGATATGGGGATTTGAGTTTTATGGAGATACGAATACTGTTACTGTGCACGTAAGAAAATTAAGAGAAAAAATCGAAGATGACCCTGCAAATCCTCAATATATTTTTACTAAATGGGGTGCAGGATATTACATGAAATAA
- the yyaC gene encoding spore protease YyaC has product MDELRLKYDDSNAIYFISNFLSTYLNPNSIFLCIGTDKFISDSLGPIVGDLLSKTIPSNYFVYGTLKSPIHAMNLEENIKYIKKRHLDSKIVAIDACLGDKESVGKISIKKAPLYPGKGVGKMLPPVGDISIVGIVDVYNSIPLNSVRLGFVFELAEVIAKSIQLALKHKQS; this is encoded by the coding sequence ATGGATGAATTAAGGCTTAAATATGATGACTCAAATGCGATTTATTTCATATCAAATTTTTTAAGTACATATTTAAATCCTAATTCAATTTTTTTATGCATTGGCACAGACAAATTTATAAGCGATTCATTAGGACCTATTGTGGGTGACTTGCTTTCCAAAACTATTCCCTCAAATTATTTCGTTTACGGTACGTTAAAATCCCCAATCCACGCCATGAATTTGGAGGAAAACATAAAATACATAAAAAAGAGGCACCTTGATAGCAAAATTGTAGCTATAGATGCCTGTTTAGGTGATAAAGAAAGTGTCGGAAAAATTTCAATAAAAAAAGCCCCACTGTACCCTGGAAAAGGTGTGGGGAAAATGCTTCCTCCCGTAGGAGACATTTCAATAGTTGGAATCGTCGACGTATATAATTCAATTCCTTTAAACTCCGTAAGATTAGGATTTGTGTTTGAGCTAGCCGAAGTGATTGCAAAAAGCATACAATTGGCTTTAAAGCACAAACAAAGTTAA
- a CDS encoding Rossmann-like and DUF2520 domain-containing protein: MKIGFVGAGIVGTSLAFLLSKSGTDVSGFLSRSFESAKRSATLTKTTAFSCYEELLKNSDVIIISTNDSSISDVVNKLLEHKDMLKEKIFCHLSGALSLEVLHPLNLEGGYIMVMHPIQTCPSFDAALELLPKSYFTLEGCEKAVKIGKEIVNKISGKYIVVENINKPLYHAACVVASNYLVALSKLSLLLLKESGFPFEEYSDALIPLMEGTLKNIKEKGINGALTGPIARGDVNTVELHLKNIQDQNLINLYKNLGKLALEISYEKGNLSKEKYFELEGILNG, from the coding sequence TTGAAAATTGGATTTGTCGGGGCTGGCATTGTAGGAACAAGCCTCGCTTTTTTATTATCAAAAAGCGGCACCGATGTTTCGGGTTTTTTAAGCAGGAGTTTTGAGTCAGCTAAAAGGTCTGCGACGCTCACAAAAACAACAGCTTTTAGCTGCTATGAAGAACTACTTAAAAATTCTGATGTAATCATCATAAGCACAAATGACAGTAGCATATCAGATGTCGTTAACAAATTACTTGAACATAAAGATATGCTAAAAGAGAAAATATTTTGCCATTTGAGCGGAGCTTTAAGCTTAGAAGTTTTACATCCTCTTAACCTTGAAGGTGGATATATTATGGTGATGCACCCCATTCAGACATGTCCCTCCTTTGATGCAGCTTTAGAACTTCTCCCAAAATCCTATTTCACTTTAGAAGGGTGTGAAAAAGCAGTTAAAATTGGAAAAGAAATTGTAAATAAGATCTCAGGCAAATACATAGTTGTGGAAAATATAAATAAACCTCTTTATCACGCTGCTTGTGTTGTAGCCTCAAATTACCTCGTAGCTTTGTCAAAACTCAGCCTACTTCTTTTAAAAGAATCTGGCTTTCCTTTTGAAGAATATTCTGATGCTTTAATACCTTTGATGGAGGGGACTTTAAAAAACATAAAAGAAAAAGGAATAAACGGCGCCTTAACTGGCCCTATAGCAAGAGGAGATGTAAATACAGTAGAGCTCCACCTTAAAAACATACAAGATCAAAATCTCATAAATCTTTACAAAAACTTAGGAAAATTAGCTCTTGAGATATCCTATGAAAAAGGAAATTTGAGTAAAGAAAAATATTTTGAATTGGAGGGCATTTTAAATGGATAA
- a CDS encoding tRNA (adenine-N1)-methyltransferase: MESRITTKRVIIGPDNFKKVVDLSSPSKIGLPKGQIDTDFLSQIKPGNSFEVQGIKYHVLNCDTFDYIMHSLKRQTQIVYPKEGAYIAMRLDIFPGKRVGEAGTGSGAFTVYLSRAVGPYGRVYTYEQREEFYKLAQKNLSEFSEFDNVIMYNKSINYGIKERDLDAFFLDVRKPWEVLEEVRKALKPAGHLGILVPTTNQVSESLAALEKNGFYISEVSEIMLRKYKLIPQRLRPEDLMVGHTGYLIFAKKLEE, translated from the coding sequence GTGGAATCACGAATAACTACAAAACGCGTAATAATAGGGCCAGATAATTTTAAAAAAGTAGTCGATCTATCCTCTCCCTCTAAAATAGGACTGCCAAAAGGTCAAATTGATACAGATTTTTTGTCCCAAATAAAACCCGGCAATAGCTTTGAAGTACAAGGGATAAAATATCACGTGCTTAACTGCGATACTTTTGACTACATAATGCACTCCTTAAAGCGCCAAACACAAATTGTCTATCCAAAAGAGGGAGCTTACATAGCAATGCGCCTTGACATTTTTCCAGGCAAAAGAGTAGGTGAAGCAGGAACAGGTTCTGGAGCTTTCACTGTATACCTCTCTCGCGCTGTGGGACCTTATGGAAGAGTATATACATATGAACAAAGAGAAGAATTTTATAAGCTTGCACAAAAAAATCTCAGCGAATTTTCGGAATTTGACAATGTCATAATGTACAATAAATCTATAAATTATGGAATCAAAGAAAGAGATTTGGACGCATTTTTCCTAGATGTTAGAAAACCATGGGAAGTTTTAGAAGAAGTAAGAAAAGCACTAAAACCTGCAGGACACTTAGGAATATTAGTTCCCACTACAAATCAAGTATCTGAAAGTTTGGCTGCACTTGAAAAAAATGGGTTTTATATTTCAGAAGTTAGTGAAATTATGCTTAGAAAATATAAATTAATCCCTCAAAGGTTAAGACCAGAAGACCTGATGGTAGGTCACACAGGATATTTAATTTTTGCAAAAAAGCTGGAAGAATAG
- a CDS encoding LacI family DNA-binding transcriptional regulator, whose protein sequence is MSATIKDVAREAKVSIATVSRVLNNSAVVTDETRQRVLEAIKKTGYKPNALARSLKIQKTHTIGLIVPDISSTFYPEVVRGIEDIAAMYNYNIFLCNTDQKEEKEVKYIEILGEKQVDGIIFMGGLIRDSVIQSFNEFGVPVVLAGTQDKDKRYPSVMIDNEKAAYDAVKYLISLGHKKIGMISGPVHDPIGGLQRIEGYKKALEEHGIKYDPELVVEGEFKTRKAYLAMLKLLEHKVDAVFAASDDMAAAAINAIFDSNLRVPEDIHVVGFDNTYISTIFRPTITTIQQPAYDIGAVSMRLLTKLLAKEPIEEMHVVLPHQLIVRESTGFGEEKK, encoded by the coding sequence ATGAGTGCGACTATTAAAGATGTTGCGAGAGAAGCAAAAGTTTCAATTGCTACAGTTTCAAGGGTTTTAAATAACAGTGCAGTTGTTACAGATGAGACCAGACAAAGGGTTTTAGAGGCTATAAAAAAGACAGGCTATAAGCCGAATGCTTTAGCCAGAAGTTTAAAGATTCAAAAGACCCATACTATAGGGCTTATAGTTCCTGATATCTCCAGCACTTTTTATCCAGAAGTAGTGAGAGGAATAGAAGATATCGCGGCGATGTATAATTATAACATATTTTTGTGCAATACTGACCAAAAAGAAGAAAAGGAAGTCAAATATATAGAAATATTGGGAGAAAAACAAGTAGACGGGATTATCTTTATGGGTGGTTTAATCAGAGATAGTGTTATACAGAGTTTTAACGAATTTGGTGTACCAGTGGTGCTGGCAGGTACCCAGGACAAAGATAAGAGATATCCTAGTGTTATGATTGACAACGAAAAAGCCGCATATGACGCAGTAAAATACTTGATTTCTTTAGGACACAAAAAAATAGGTATGATTTCAGGGCCTGTGCATGACCCTATAGGAGGGCTTCAAAGAATTGAAGGTTACAAAAAAGCACTTGAAGAACACGGAATAAAATATGACCCCGAACTGGTAGTAGAAGGAGAATTTAAAACACGTAAAGCTTATCTGGCGATGCTGAAGCTTTTAGAGCACAAAGTAGATGCAGTTTTTGCAGCATCTGACGATATGGCTGCAGCTGCTATAAATGCAATATTTGATTCAAATCTTAGGGTACCGGAAGATATCCATGTAGTTGGATTTGATAACACGTATATTTCTACTATATTTAGGCCTACTATTACGACAATACAGCAACCAGCCTATGATATAGGGGCCGTCAGCATGAGATTATTGACTAAGCTTTTGGCAAAAGAGCCTATAGAAGAAATGCATGTGGTATTGCCTCACCAGCTTATTGTAAGAGAATCTACCGGTTTTGGGGAAGAAAAAAAATAG
- a CDS encoding YetF domain-containing protein, with protein MLILFFRTLILYALVVIFMRISGKQQIGQLQPYELVVAIMIADLVAIPMQNKGIPLLSGIIPVLTLLVSQLFLSYLSMKSLRARAIICGTPTILVENGKILTSQLQKERYNINDLLEELRVKGYPNIADVEYAILETNGSLSVIPKSNKRPVTPQDLNLTPQYEGLPLPIIIDGRIMHQNMQKAGIDMEWLNEQLKMWKIQNVKEVLFASLDTNKVLTVYRKEG; from the coding sequence ATGTTAATACTGTTTTTCCGTACCTTAATTTTATACGCTCTTGTGGTAATATTTATGAGAATTTCAGGAAAACAGCAAATAGGTCAACTTCAGCCCTACGAGTTAGTTGTAGCAATCATGATAGCAGACTTAGTAGCTATCCCCATGCAAAATAAAGGGATTCCTCTTTTATCAGGTATTATACCTGTCTTAACGCTTTTAGTTTCACAACTTTTTTTATCCTATTTGTCAATGAAAAGTTTAAGAGCCAGGGCTATAATCTGTGGTACTCCTACAATCCTTGTTGAAAATGGAAAAATCCTTACATCTCAGCTCCAAAAAGAAAGGTACAACATAAATGACCTTTTGGAAGAGTTAAGAGTCAAGGGATATCCTAACATAGCTGATGTAGAATACGCAATACTCGAAACAAATGGCAGTTTAAGCGTAATACCAAAATCCAATAAAAGACCAGTTACACCACAAGATTTAAATTTGACACCTCAATACGAAGGCTTGCCTCTTCCAATAATAATTGATGGCAGAATTATGCATCAAAATATGCAGAAAGCAGGTATTGACATGGAATGGTTAAATGAACAGCTTAAAATGTGGAAAATACAAAATGTCAAAGAAGTACTTTTTGCCTCTTTAGATACCAATAAAGTTTTGACTGTTTACAGAAAGGAAGGTTAA
- a CDS encoding DUF4363 family protein, with product MRYVVPLMISIVIFVLLLDIISFKYLDKTSENLNKMLTAVQQNIEKGHWEEAKKNIEKAEKEWKKIDKKWAILIEHREIDEIEINMEKLKSYVETKNKDLSMAQLKAIKMLIRHIPQNEKPILENIL from the coding sequence GTGCGATATGTAGTTCCTTTGATGATATCTATTGTCATTTTCGTCCTGCTTTTAGATATTATATCTTTTAAATACCTTGATAAAACCTCTGAAAATTTAAATAAAATGCTGACAGCAGTACAGCAAAACATAGAAAAAGGACATTGGGAAGAAGCAAAAAAAAACATTGAAAAAGCAGAAAAAGAATGGAAAAAGATAGATAAAAAATGGGCAATTCTAATAGAACATAGAGAGATTGATGAGATAGAAATAAACATGGAAAAATTAAAAAGTTATGTGGAGACGAAAAACAAAGATTTAAGCATGGCACAGCTTAAAGCTATTAAAATGTTAATAAGGCATATACCTCAAAACGAAAAACCGATTCTTGAAAATATCCTTTAA
- a CDS encoding Gmad2 immunoglobulin-like domain-containing protein produces MKRIALLLIGLFILTLSGCFTKVNSNDENAPINPKPVVQDVSKEISLYFLNDKMNGLILEKRLIPKEADVLKQVVTEMIKGPIDEYARPVFPNGTKLLSIELQEGTAFVNLSKEFLQDSEDEEIDKLRVAALINALTDIPGVDSVQILVEGNKIDAVGKYKIGLDPLKRMILIGDVYNNPDRIKKLQERADLGKETWRFDPIQLLRKEGGIIGIGSEDDLTLKSEDNGVAYVEAVHDNKMYSITLVQPLGKGSNYIWVIDNVKAKFTQIPEANPFKGESFIYGIVKAIDYQNRIITIEREYQDSQDVRNQVGPDIKVLPDAIIHFQAKVGYDSQGGFKYAEKDINFAEIKVGDELGIILNKDKEARAIIVSDRSNISYEPNIKVISPVRNNVVTSPFKVIGKARVFEGNVNIRLVDSYGNVLNETFVQARNAAPSWGDFEAIISYKPLKEPQNGILQVFSLSPKDGSVQNLVSIPLKLK; encoded by the coding sequence GTGAAAAGAATTGCCTTATTGTTGATAGGTTTATTTATTTTAACGCTGTCGGGGTGTTTTACGAAAGTTAATAGCAACGATGAAAATGCACCTATCAATCCAAAACCTGTGGTGCAAGATGTGTCAAAAGAGATTTCTCTTTATTTTTTAAATGATAAAATGAATGGCCTTATTTTAGAAAAAAGGCTTATTCCAAAAGAGGCTGATGTTTTAAAACAAGTTGTAACTGAAATGATTAAAGGACCGATAGATGAATACGCAAGGCCAGTGTTTCCCAATGGTACAAAGCTACTTTCTATAGAATTACAAGAGGGAACTGCTTTTGTAAATTTATCCAAAGAATTTTTACAAGACAGTGAAGATGAAGAAATAGACAAATTAAGAGTTGCGGCACTCATAAATGCTTTGACCGATATACCCGGAGTTGACAGTGTTCAAATACTGGTAGAAGGAAATAAAATTGATGCGGTAGGGAAATACAAAATAGGTTTAGATCCTTTAAAAAGAATGATATTAATAGGAGATGTATACAATAACCCAGATAGGATAAAGAAATTACAAGAAAGAGCAGATTTAGGGAAAGAAACATGGCGTTTTGACCCTATCCAACTCCTTAGAAAAGAAGGCGGTATAATAGGGATTGGAAGTGAAGATGATTTGACTTTAAAAAGCGAAGATAATGGTGTAGCTTATGTAGAGGCGGTACACGATAACAAAATGTACAGCATAACGTTGGTTCAGCCTCTTGGTAAAGGCAGTAACTATATTTGGGTTATAGACAATGTCAAAGCCAAGTTTACTCAAATACCTGAAGCAAATCCTTTTAAAGGAGAATCTTTCATATACGGTATAGTGAAGGCTATTGACTATCAAAACAGAATTATAACAATTGAAAGAGAATACCAAGACTCTCAGGACGTAAGAAATCAAGTAGGGCCGGATATAAAGGTATTGCCTGATGCTATTATACATTTTCAAGCGAAAGTAGGCTATGACAGCCAAGGAGGATTTAAGTATGCGGAAAAAGACATAAACTTTGCAGAAATAAAAGTAGGTGATGAACTGGGTATAATACTAAATAAGGATAAAGAAGCGAGGGCTATAATAGTTTCGGATAGAAGTAACATATCTTATGAGCCTAATATAAAAGTAATATCTCCTGTAAGAAACAATGTTGTGACAAGTCCATTTAAAGTAATAGGCAAAGCGAGAGTATTTGAAGGGAATGTGAATATAAGACTTGTTGACAGCTATGGAAATGTTTTAAATGAGACTTTTGTACAAGCACGTAATGCTGCTCCTTCTTGGGGAGATTTTGAGGCTATAATTTCTTATAAGCCTTTAAAAGAGCCTCAAAACGGCATTCTTCAAGTTTTCTCTTTAAGTCCTAAAGATGGTTCTGTGCAAAACCTCGTTTCTATTCCATTAAAACTTAAGTGA